A region from the Bosea sp. RAC05 genome encodes:
- a CDS encoding putative Ig domain-containing protein, whose amino-acid sequence MFRRIVSVVLAAAIALEPVAAAAQQMPYYRHNRTTYAGPVTPPTPTNPTNTDPVRGTGELAIYLPVQVRARYGVPFSLQLRAQNGEGDVTWTSVGTALPEGLTFNPSTGFLTGVPTRIQTSPKARFAGVDATGKTGESPSLIIDVQPVPSVAVEAVYTGQTGTDLAIRPVASPVFGSQAWTLAGNLPLGLSLDPNTGRITGTPRQQGTYANLKLSVTDADGASGTSAAFTINVTSNIAITGLPSKIPARLARAMTPVRVFASGTPGPYQWSVSAEGASLPEGLALNPTTGAISGTPVASGSTSGVALRIVDTRTGESTISPPFTVAVADAPSISVAASYTVRQGRGSVVNLVPVGNNLLAGGYWSTTSKPPGYGFEYSTGAITGPTGSIASYAGITFKVIDMFDGASATSSATTLNIWPELTVGGPAIPAAKVDTPFSMQPPVASGLMGVPTWSVIGALPEGLTLNPATGVITGTPTKVSRLRVSMSLVDGADKATASTIPFDINIQPEDAELPFEIVGVPAQIPGVTERFMSFTPTVTGAKGAVTWSLVGTLPSWALFEPSTGSIAGVPTTTGVTSGLVLSVSDASTGATVSSSPFALEITPNAPMTVAIAESMQGEVAETFAGASPVVRNSRGTTSFALAAGHAPEGLQLNPETGSFQGIPEISGTVSGLSILATDNFGSAAVSNPFAVNVAPSATSPVATMASRTATTHEPFSAAPSARNAFAPLTWVLESGSLPSWATFNPTTGAISGTPPQTGLSGPFVLKVTDRFGRAARTSEFSISTVDAPAFSISMAPTVYGVAGSTFIERPIVIGAKGATTFTLTAGTLPAGLILSPDTGAINGSPNASGLTNGLRISARDTTNAVVSTDAFSISVSPSPLKVSEYPSELRSTYQVAYIAPRPQVSGIVGSAVWTLANGTLPSWATLDSETGQISGTPDAVATASGLRLRVADSNGTNATTGFFSLIAARPTLSAGSHGALAYHTGEPTTIPAPAARGVVGAPTWTLTSGTLPVGLALDPSTGVISGAVASPLTASNLILTVRDAFDGATASTPAFSIAMLGAPVVTVLPTYQGSRGASFEALPAVTNAIGAQAWTLVSGSLPAWATFDATTGRIGGTPQEVSSATGLIVRMTDATGAVAQSEPFSIVVGAGMYATTQSTTYNPRVGIAFATDAPQVFKNAGAVTWSIASGSLPAWATLNVATGIISGTADAPSKFTIVLRLTDASSASATTQPLTFDATGVPVVSIASKSLRVGAPLTLAPVVTGAVGEQFWQVVSGTLPAWMKLDARTGLLTGSPTEIGSVTLALQVRDEDGAVGTSAAFTITVTPGLTIAGKAPSYGGRINQLFSMAPVTIGNAQGALSWTMAIGSGMPGGLIYNESNGTLSGRPTNSGTMTANLVVRDASDQATLNVSLNLVIAQELTISEPVTASFHEGQAFATRALAVTGQRGTLSWKLVGGTLPAWATFATETGIISGTAPNAITSVGPLVITVTDSEDQITSPSVSFSIEIIPGLGVANLPTSFSARFGTLFTSARPTAVSPVGAPVWSWGQGSAPPAWLNLDPATGILSGTPVALGSFSGLTLVVKDATNQIASSAPFTLSVFSQPSIAVSESTLKRRVGDMVSITSTATGLSGTPRWSVVLQPGSDPIPAGLVFNEQTGSLSGTPTAAGSAFFLIRVVDGQDLAMAESQMISLTVSPAFSLTGMASSYFGRVGEFLILDQPTAQGQAGQGVAYSFTLREGVLPAGFGMVDNTTGLIRGVPSLPLQTTIGTLSATDSFDQKTAATSFTIGIRPALSVAGVTDVALRNDQAVGTSTFTPAAQNLFYPGTAQWTLSGTLPNGVTFNSSNGTLSGTPTGYAASQTFAGLTLTLKDPTDGSQVTSAPFKVTVNTGISIQTTQPSYTVRAGRQFVAAAPTISGLSGTGTWSIVTRAGTALPYTIAANGAVTVSPSAAANGGWAYDLIVTDPVDGNTSAVTITATVAPVTVLAYQGNTAVAPGQQVSIPASVSNNRGALQFSLASGALPAGITLDGTTGLISGSSSALGSVTVTVKAIDIDGYEAVSGAVRIAVSNAPDVFVGGIPSGKIGKPFVLAPTTNAASVTWSMTGTLPAGLSFNSATGAITGQPTAVGTSGSIVISARNTATSVTGHPSPSRSRWYPATRSRSLARLQNGARDWPRRPSCRLPTQWVLSAGRSRVACCRPASRLTARQARFPACRPNSGPIASA is encoded by the coding sequence ATGTTTCGGCGAATTGTCAGTGTCGTTCTTGCAGCCGCAATTGCGCTGGAGCCGGTGGCGGCTGCCGCGCAGCAGATGCCGTACTATCGGCATAACCGCACGACCTACGCCGGGCCCGTCACGCCTCCGACCCCGACGAACCCCACCAATACGGATCCTGTCCGCGGCACAGGTGAGCTGGCGATCTATCTGCCGGTGCAGGTTCGAGCGCGCTACGGCGTGCCCTTCTCGCTGCAGCTGCGCGCTCAGAATGGCGAGGGCGACGTCACCTGGACTAGCGTCGGAACGGCGCTTCCAGAGGGTCTGACATTCAATCCGTCGACAGGCTTTCTGACCGGCGTTCCCACCCGCATTCAGACCTCTCCGAAGGCAAGGTTTGCGGGCGTCGACGCGACGGGCAAGACCGGAGAGAGCCCGTCTCTTATCATTGATGTCCAGCCTGTTCCGTCCGTTGCGGTCGAGGCGGTCTATACGGGGCAAACCGGCACCGATCTCGCGATCCGGCCGGTGGCTTCGCCAGTCTTCGGTTCGCAGGCCTGGACCCTCGCCGGTAATCTGCCGCTTGGACTGAGCCTCGATCCGAACACAGGGCGGATTACCGGCACTCCGCGCCAGCAGGGCACCTATGCGAACCTGAAGCTGTCAGTGACCGATGCTGACGGTGCTTCTGGCACATCCGCGGCGTTCACCATCAACGTCACGTCGAACATCGCGATCACCGGGCTGCCCTCCAAGATTCCGGCGCGTCTGGCGAGAGCCATGACCCCTGTTCGCGTCTTCGCAAGCGGGACGCCGGGCCCCTATCAGTGGTCGGTCTCGGCGGAGGGCGCCTCTCTCCCCGAGGGTCTCGCTCTCAATCCGACAACGGGTGCGATTTCCGGCACACCGGTCGCCAGCGGGTCGACGTCAGGCGTCGCCCTTCGCATCGTGGACACACGGACGGGCGAGAGCACGATCTCTCCGCCCTTCACCGTTGCGGTGGCAGATGCGCCGTCGATTTCGGTCGCGGCAAGCTACACGGTCCGTCAGGGGCGAGGCAGCGTCGTCAATCTGGTCCCGGTCGGAAACAATCTGCTGGCCGGCGGCTATTGGTCGACGACATCCAAGCCGCCCGGGTATGGGTTCGAGTATTCGACCGGGGCGATCACAGGGCCAACTGGATCCATCGCCAGCTACGCCGGCATCACCTTCAAGGTCATCGACATGTTCGATGGCGCCTCGGCCACTTCCAGCGCCACGACGCTCAATATCTGGCCGGAGCTGACAGTGGGTGGGCCTGCAATCCCCGCAGCCAAGGTCGACACCCCATTCTCGATGCAGCCGCCGGTGGCGTCCGGGCTGATGGGTGTGCCGACTTGGTCGGTTATTGGTGCGCTTCCCGAAGGACTGACCCTCAACCCAGCGACCGGGGTGATTACCGGCACTCCCACGAAGGTCAGTCGCCTTCGGGTTTCAATGTCGCTCGTCGACGGCGCCGACAAGGCGACAGCTTCGACCATCCCCTTCGACATCAACATCCAGCCCGAGGATGCCGAACTTCCATTCGAGATCGTCGGCGTGCCTGCCCAGATCCCGGGCGTAACCGAGCGCTTCATGTCGTTCACGCCGACGGTAACCGGTGCGAAGGGTGCCGTCACATGGAGCCTGGTCGGTACACTCCCGAGCTGGGCGCTGTTTGAGCCTTCGACGGGTTCCATCGCGGGCGTACCCACGACAACTGGTGTCACGTCTGGGCTTGTCCTGTCCGTGTCCGACGCATCCACTGGCGCTACGGTGTCATCCAGCCCCTTCGCGTTGGAGATCACGCCAAATGCGCCAATGACAGTGGCGATCGCGGAGAGCATGCAGGGTGAGGTCGCCGAGACCTTCGCTGGTGCGAGCCCCGTAGTCCGGAACAGCCGTGGCACAACAAGTTTTGCGCTTGCTGCAGGGCACGCCCCCGAAGGCTTGCAGCTGAACCCGGAGACAGGCTCGTTCCAGGGCATCCCGGAGATCTCGGGAACGGTTTCAGGCCTCTCCATTCTCGCCACCGACAATTTCGGCAGCGCCGCGGTTTCAAATCCGTTCGCCGTCAATGTGGCTCCGTCGGCGACAAGCCCGGTCGCGACAATGGCCTCGAGGACCGCGACGACGCATGAGCCGTTTTCAGCCGCGCCTTCGGCCAGGAACGCCTTCGCACCGCTTACTTGGGTACTCGAAAGCGGATCCCTGCCATCCTGGGCTACGTTCAACCCGACGACCGGGGCCATCAGTGGAACGCCTCCGCAGACGGGATTGAGCGGCCCATTCGTGCTCAAGGTCACGGACCGGTTCGGACGCGCCGCCAGGACGTCAGAATTTTCGATCTCGACGGTGGATGCTCCGGCCTTCTCGATCTCGATGGCTCCGACCGTTTACGGGGTGGCCGGAAGCACGTTCATCGAAAGACCGATCGTCATCGGTGCCAAAGGCGCGACCACCTTCACGCTGACGGCAGGGACGCTGCCCGCTGGATTGATCCTCAGCCCGGACACTGGTGCGATCAATGGTTCGCCCAATGCCTCAGGGCTCACGAATGGTCTGAGGATTTCGGCGAGGGACACGACCAACGCTGTCGTCTCGACCGATGCCTTCAGCATTTCGGTCTCGCCCTCGCCCCTCAAGGTCTCGGAATACCCAAGCGAGCTGCGCTCGACGTATCAGGTCGCCTACATCGCGCCCCGGCCTCAGGTTTCGGGAATCGTTGGTTCCGCGGTCTGGACACTTGCGAACGGCACGCTTCCGTCCTGGGCCACGCTCGATAGCGAGACTGGCCAGATCAGCGGAACGCCGGATGCTGTTGCGACCGCCTCGGGCCTGCGCTTGCGCGTGGCCGACAGCAACGGGACGAACGCGACGACCGGTTTCTTCTCGCTGATTGCGGCGCGCCCGACATTGTCAGCCGGCTCTCATGGAGCATTGGCCTATCATACCGGCGAACCGACCACGATCCCGGCCCCGGCCGCGAGAGGCGTGGTCGGGGCCCCGACATGGACATTGACGTCTGGCACGCTGCCGGTTGGCCTGGCCCTCGATCCTTCGACGGGTGTGATCAGCGGCGCTGTCGCTTCACCGTTGACGGCCAGCAATCTCATCCTGACGGTTCGCGATGCTTTCGACGGTGCGACCGCTTCGACACCCGCCTTCAGCATCGCCATGCTGGGCGCGCCGGTGGTGACCGTTCTTCCCACCTATCAGGGGTCGCGGGGTGCATCATTCGAGGCATTGCCCGCGGTCACCAATGCAATCGGTGCACAGGCCTGGACGCTGGTGTCCGGTAGCCTGCCGGCCTGGGCGACATTCGACGCCACCACCGGTCGGATTGGAGGCACGCCACAGGAAGTGTCCAGCGCGACGGGGCTGATCGTGCGGATGACCGACGCCACCGGCGCCGTGGCGCAGTCGGAGCCGTTTTCGATTGTCGTCGGCGCCGGCATGTATGCGACGACGCAGAGCACGACCTACAATCCTCGCGTCGGGATCGCGTTTGCGACTGACGCCCCGCAGGTCTTCAAGAATGCGGGTGCGGTGACCTGGAGCATCGCATCCGGGTCGCTTCCCGCATGGGCCACGCTCAATGTCGCGACCGGCATCATCTCCGGCACGGCGGACGCCCCATCCAAGTTCACGATCGTCCTTCGGCTGACCGATGCGTCGTCGGCTTCGGCAACCACACAGCCACTCACCTTCGATGCGACGGGTGTCCCCGTTGTCAGCATCGCCTCGAAGTCCCTGCGTGTCGGCGCGCCGCTCACCTTGGCGCCGGTGGTGACGGGGGCTGTCGGCGAGCAGTTCTGGCAGGTGGTATCGGGTACGCTGCCAGCCTGGATGAAGTTGGACGCCAGGACAGGTCTCCTGACCGGTTCTCCGACCGAGATCGGCAGCGTCACCCTCGCCCTGCAGGTGCGGGATGAGGATGGCGCCGTCGGGACCAGCGCCGCTTTCACGATCACGGTGACACCCGGTCTGACGATCGCCGGCAAAGCGCCGAGCTATGGCGGCCGCATCAATCAGCTGTTCTCGATGGCGCCCGTCACGATCGGAAACGCCCAGGGAGCCCTGTCCTGGACCATGGCCATCGGGTCCGGCATGCCTGGCGGGCTGATCTACAACGAGTCCAACGGTACGCTGAGCGGAAGGCCGACCAACTCGGGCACCATGACGGCAAACCTGGTCGTGAGGGATGCGTCTGATCAGGCGACACTGAACGTTTCGCTCAACCTGGTCATCGCTCAGGAACTCACGATCTCCGAGCCGGTCACGGCGTCCTTCCATGAAGGACAGGCCTTCGCGACGAGGGCCCTGGCTGTCACAGGCCAGCGCGGGACGCTCAGCTGGAAGCTTGTCGGCGGCACCCTGCCGGCCTGGGCTACCTTCGCAACCGAAACCGGCATCATCTCTGGCACAGCACCGAACGCGATCACGTCCGTCGGGCCGCTTGTCATCACCGTCACCGACAGTGAAGACCAGATCACGTCGCCTTCGGTGTCCTTCTCGATCGAAATCATCCCAGGGCTCGGCGTGGCCAACCTGCCGACGAGCTTCTCAGCTCGCTTCGGCACCCTCTTCACCAGCGCCAGACCAACAGCGGTGAGCCCTGTCGGGGCGCCGGTGTGGTCATGGGGCCAGGGGTCTGCCCCGCCGGCATGGCTGAATCTAGATCCTGCGACCGGCATCCTCTCAGGCACGCCCGTCGCCTTGGGTTCGTTCTCCGGCCTCACCCTCGTCGTCAAGGACGCGACCAATCAGATCGCATCGTCCGCGCCATTCACGCTCAGTGTCTTCAGCCAGCCGTCGATCGCAGTGTCCGAATCGACGCTCAAGCGGCGCGTTGGAGACATGGTCTCGATCACGTCGACAGCAACTGGCCTGTCGGGCACGCCTCGCTGGTCGGTCGTCCTTCAGCCCGGCAGCGATCCGATCCCGGCCGGTCTCGTCTTCAATGAGCAGACCGGCAGTCTGAGCGGGACGCCGACCGCAGCTGGATCGGCATTCTTCCTGATCCGGGTCGTCGATGGCCAAGACCTGGCGATGGCCGAATCGCAGATGATCTCCTTGACGGTCTCGCCGGCCTTCTCGCTCACCGGGATGGCGAGCTCGTATTTCGGGCGCGTCGGCGAATTCCTGATCCTTGATCAGCCCACCGCCCAGGGGCAGGCCGGGCAAGGCGTGGCCTATTCGTTCACGCTTCGCGAAGGCGTTCTTCCGGCTGGATTCGGCATGGTCGACAACACGACCGGCTTGATCCGCGGCGTTCCATCGCTGCCGCTTCAGACGACCATCGGAACGCTGTCTGCGACGGACAGCTTCGACCAGAAGACGGCCGCGACATCGTTCACCATCGGGATCCGGCCGGCGCTGTCCGTGGCGGGTGTCACCGATGTCGCCTTGCGCAACGACCAGGCGGTCGGAACGTCCACGTTCACACCGGCAGCCCAGAACCTGTTCTATCCCGGAACGGCGCAGTGGACGTTGTCGGGCACTCTGCCCAACGGTGTCACGTTCAACTCGTCCAATGGCACGCTCTCGGGAACACCGACAGGGTATGCCGCATCGCAGACCTTCGCCGGGCTGACGCTCACCCTGAAAGATCCCACCGATGGATCCCAGGTGACGTCGGCGCCCTTCAAGGTGACGGTCAACACCGGGATTTCGATCCAGACGACGCAGCCCAGCTACACGGTCCGAGCAGGCCGGCAGTTCGTCGCGGCCGCTCCGACCATCAGCGGGCTGAGCGGAACCGGAACGTGGTCTATCGTAACGCGAGCCGGTACCGCCCTGCCCTACACGATCGCAGCCAATGGCGCGGTCACGGTGAGCCCAAGCGCAGCGGCTAATGGTGGCTGGGCTTACGATCTGATCGTGACGGACCCGGTCGACGGAAACACCAGTGCCGTCACCATCACGGCTACCGTCGCGCCAGTGACCGTTCTGGCCTATCAGGGAAACACGGCCGTTGCGCCCGGCCAGCAGGTGTCGATCCCGGCCAGTGTCTCCAACAATCGCGGGGCGCTCCAGTTCTCGCTGGCTTCGGGCGCACTTCCGGCCGGCATCACACTCGACGGAACGACCGGACTGATCTCGGGATCGAGCTCGGCGCTCGGCTCGGTGACAGTGACCGTCAAGGCCATCGACATCGACGGTTACGAAGCGGTTTCAGGTGCCGTGCGCATCGCAGTTTCGAACGCGCCTGACGTCTTTGTGGGCGGCATTCCGTCCGGGAAGATCGGGAAGCCCTTCGTTCTCGCTCCTACGACCAATGCCGCATCCGTGACATGGTCGATGACCGGAACGCTTCCGGCGGGACTGAGCTTCAATTCTGCGACCGGAGCGATTACCGGGCAGCCGACGGCTGTTGGCACGTCCGGATCCATCGTTATCAGCGCGCGGAATACCGCAACCTCGGTGACGGGGCATCCGAGTCCTTCACGATCACGGTGGTACCCGGCAACGCGATCTCGGTCGCTAGCGAGGCTGCAAAATGGCGCCAGGGACTGGCCGCGTCGACCAAGCTGTCGATTGCCAACGCAGTGGGTGCTGTCAGCTGGACGATCACGGGTGGCGTGCTGCCGGCCGGCGTCTCGCTTAACAGCCAGACAGGCGAGATTTCCGGCCTGCCGACCCAATTCGGGCCCCATAGCGTCAGCCTGA